The following coding sequences are from one Clostridioides difficile ATCC 9689 = DSM 1296 window:
- a CDS encoding CD3072 family TudS-related putative desulfidase gives MKRNREIVVVCHCILNCNSKVEGLSEFKGAQNIAIDLINKGYGIIQLPCPEMIMYGINRWGHVKEQFDNLFFREQCRQMLIHHVRQFDEYLKNDYDIKSIIAIDGSPSCGYNKTCSSKRWFGELSGCNELMDKINDIQMVDGKGIFIEELEKLLKEYNLNIPIVGFDELREDK, from the coding sequence ATGAAAAGAAATAGAGAGATTGTAGTAGTATGTCATTGTATATTAAATTGTAATTCTAAAGTGGAGGGATTGTCAGAATTTAAGGGAGCACAAAATATAGCGATAGATTTAATAAATAAAGGGTATGGAATAATTCAACTACCATGCCCAGAAATGATTATGTATGGAATAAATAGGTGGGGACATGTAAAAGAACAGTTTGACAATTTGTTTTTTAGAGAACAATGTAGGCAAATGTTAATACATCATGTAAGGCAGTTTGATGAATATTTAAAAAATGATTATGATATAAAAAGTATCATTGCAATAGATGGCAGTCCAAGTTGTGGTTATAATAAGACATGTAGTTCTAAACGTTGGTTTGGTGAGTTAAGTGGTTGCAATGAATTGATGGATAAAATAAATGATATACAAATGGTGGATGGGAAAGGTATTTTTATAGAAGAGCTAGAAAAGCTACTTAAAGAATATAATTTAAATATACCTATAGTTGGATTTGACGAGCTTAGAGAAGATAAGTAG
- a CDS encoding CD3073 family putative ECF transporter S component — protein MDTKKVTFSSMCIVINIVLGMVISMINIPLLFLDTVGTVLGAVVLGPFWGALIGGCTNLVLGVISGPTNIPFALVNIVLGLIVGYISKKKGFGYKEAIITGVILSIVCPLIGTPISVLLFGGLSGSGADLLVGFLVQSGQKIFTAAFFPRILSNIVDKPLSCIMVVYFISKMPKGFIKQYSKNTSSSY, from the coding sequence TTGGATACTAAAAAAGTCACATTTTCTTCAATGTGCATAGTTATTAATATTGTCTTAGGTATGGTTATATCTATGATAAATATACCATTATTATTTTTAGATACAGTTGGTACTGTACTTGGGGCTGTCGTATTAGGTCCTTTTTGGGGTGCTCTTATTGGTGGATGTACAAACTTAGTTTTAGGTGTTATATCAGGTCCTACAAATATACCTTTTGCCCTTGTAAATATTGTTCTTGGTCTTATTGTTGGATATATTTCTAAGAAAAAAGGTTTTGGTTATAAAGAAGCTATTATTACAGGAGTAATTTTATCTATTGTTTGTCCTTTAATTGGTACTCCTATTTCAGTTTTATTGTTTGGTGGTTTAAGTGGAAGTGGTGCTGATTTATTGGTTGGTTTTTTAGTTCAGTCTGGTCAGAAGATATTTACTGCTGCGTTCTTTCCAAGGATTCTTAGTAATATAGTAGACAAACCTTTGTCTTGTATTATGGTGGTATATTTTATAAGTAAAATGCCTAAAGGTTTTATAAAACAATATAGTAAAAATACTTCTAGTTCATATTAA
- a CDS encoding DUF262 domain-containing protein, giving the protein MKAGEIEFLSYLEGSNKSFVVPVYQRNYNWKKEQCKRLFDDLEDIIDSGFRTHFLGSVVSIYSMGKEYLIIDGQQRVTTVSILLIAMCQIIKEFGESKGIITTEEQIKECYLINKHSRDKDGKIKLKPIAEDRKAYYELFEEEMNTDRNSNIVSNYLYFYNRIKEDNISIDDLFDAIQKLTIVEIELKNGEDDPQLIFESLNSTGLDLSEADRVRNFVLMGRSSKLQEEFYNNYWYKIEKNTSSNVSSFIRDYLTIKERSIPNKNKVYFSFKRYVSDNGIDIEILLKDLLKFSNYYREISYSCTDDNDVNKVLKRINKLEIFVSYPFILELFDDYNEGIINKKVLVESLNLVECFILRRIVCDVPPNALNKVFMNLGREIKKFSDYKENYSNILRYIFINKKSSQRFPTDSEFSNAFETKDIYNTKSKNKLYILERLENYNNKEIVDLENLINNNMLNIEHIMPQTLTNKWKESLGDNYKEIHDKYLHTIGNLTLTGYNSKLSNKTFEEKKEMEDGFKDSRLYLNKYISSIDKWNEEEIKNRTKILLDRAVEIWKYPSVTYEPPSNSENIFTLEDDDVNFTNESIVSFSILGESYKAKNWTEFYEQVALTLYDLDSVRFNSIVDKTYKRDFIDNIKSRDAYKLRKGIKISENIYLETNLNTEAKLNIIRFLLNEFDIELNEVIFSIK; this is encoded by the coding sequence ATGAAAGCAGGAGAAATTGAATTTCTTAGTTATTTAGAGGGGTCAAACAAAAGTTTTGTAGTACCTGTATATCAAAGAAATTATAACTGGAAGAAAGAACAATGTAAAAGATTGTTTGATGATTTAGAGGATATAATAGATTCTGGATTTAGAACTCATTTCTTAGGGTCAGTTGTATCTATATATAGTATGGGAAAAGAATATTTAATAATAGATGGACAACAAAGAGTGACTACTGTGTCAATATTATTGATTGCCATGTGTCAAATAATAAAAGAGTTTGGGGAATCAAAAGGAATTATTACAACAGAAGAACAGATTAAGGAGTGTTATCTTATAAACAAGCACTCAAGAGATAAAGATGGAAAAATAAAGTTAAAACCAATAGCAGAAGATAGAAAAGCGTACTATGAACTATTTGAAGAAGAAATGAATACAGATAGAAATTCTAATATAGTTTCAAATTATTTATATTTTTATAATAGAATAAAAGAAGATAATATATCAATAGATGATTTGTTTGATGCTATACAGAAATTAACTATAGTAGAAATAGAGTTAAAAAATGGTGAAGATGACCCTCAATTAATCTTTGAAAGTCTAAATTCAACTGGCTTAGATTTAAGTGAAGCTGATAGAGTAAGAAACTTTGTGTTAATGGGTAGAAGCTCTAAGTTACAAGAGGAATTTTATAATAATTATTGGTATAAAATTGAAAAAAATACAAGTAGCAACGTAAGTAGTTTTATAAGAGACTATTTGACTATAAAGGAGAGAAGTATACCGAATAAAAATAAAGTATATTTTAGTTTTAAAAGGTATGTATCAGATAATGGTATAGATATAGAAATTTTATTAAAAGATTTACTTAAATTTTCTAACTATTATAGAGAGATATCTTATTCATGTACTGATGATAATGATGTAAACAAAGTTTTGAAAAGGATAAACAAACTTGAAATATTTGTATCATATCCGTTTATATTAGAATTATTTGATGATTATAATGAAGGTATAATAAATAAAAAAGTACTTGTAGAATCCCTTAATTTAGTAGAATGTTTTATATTAAGAAGAATAGTATGTGATGTACCTCCGAATGCACTGAATAAAGTATTTATGAACTTAGGAAGGGAAATTAAAAAATTTAGTGATTATAAAGAAAACTATTCTAATATATTAAGATATATTTTTATAAATAAGAAATCATCTCAAAGATTTCCTACTGACAGTGAATTTTCAAATGCTTTTGAAACTAAAGATATATATAATACTAAGTCAAAGAATAAGTTATATATACTTGAGAGGTTAGAGAATTATAATAATAAAGAAATTGTTGATTTAGAAAATTTAATCAATAATAATATGCTAAATATAGAGCATATAATGCCACAAACATTAACAAATAAATGGAAGGAATCACTAGGAGATAACTATAAGGAGATACATGATAAATATTTACATACAATTGGAAATTTAACTTTGACAGGATATAATTCAAAACTAAGTAATAAAACATTTGAAGAAAAGAAAGAAATGGAAGATGGATTTAAAGATAGTAGGCTTTATCTAAATAAATATATTTCATCTATAGATAAATGGAATGAAGAAGAAATAAAAAATAGAACTAAGATATTACTAGATAGAGCTGTAGAAATTTGGAAATATCCAAGTGTTACATATGAACCTCCAAGTAACAGTGAAAATATATTTACGTTAGAGGATGATGATGTTAATTTTACAAATGAAAGTATAGTATCATTTAGTATATTAGGAGAGTCATATAAGGCTAAAAATTGGACAGAATTTTATGAACAAGTTGCTCTTACTTTATATGATTTGGATTCTGTAAGGTTTAACAGTATTGTAGACAAAACTTATAAAAGAGATTTTATAGATAATATTAAGTCTAGAGATGCATATAAATTAAGAAAAGGTATTAAAATATCAGAAAATATATATTTAGAAACAAATTTAAATACAGAGGCTAAATTAAATATAATTAGATTTTTACTTAATGAGTTTGATATAGAGTTAAATGAAGTAATATTTTCCATAAAATAA
- a CDS encoding DEAD/DEAH box helicase family protein: MGNFDFLQKKKNFNSFNTACLEAEKSILVSPSTCATITRRALELAVKWLYANDSDLVLPYQDNLSTLIHNNSFIELIDYDMLPLLKYIVKLGNLSVHTSANIERGEAILSLNNLHQFVSWIDYCYSDEYTAEDFNEDLLLYGEEKRTRPDELKNLYERLSSKDKKLEEVIKENEELRKSLTEKRKVNTVNYDFKIDEVSEFETRKRYINIELKLAGWEFGKDIGEEIEVQGMPNESGVGYVDYVLYGENGKPLAVVEAKRTSKDPKIGQQQAKLYADCLEKRYSQRPVIFLTNGFDMYIWDDYSDRKVYGFYKKSELQLMIDRRKSKKSLSSVTINDEISNRYYQKEAIRAVCEALENKQRKTLLVCATGTGKTRIAISIVDVLSRHNWIKNILFLADRKALVKQAKKSFTKLLPNLALCNLLDSKDSPEDARMIFSTYPTMMNAIDDTKSKDGKRLFTPGHFDLIIIDESHRSIYKKYKSIFDYFDSYLMGLTATPKDEIDKNTYSVFDMENGVPTYAYEYNKAVEDGYLVDYTSIEFKTKIMEDGIKYDELSDEEKEEYENTFNDDESIGDEIGNNAVNEWLFNSDTIDLVLNKLMTEGLKIEGEEKIGKTIIFAKNTKHARAIVERFNKLYPKYGGNFVKAVDYSINYVDSIIDDFSDKNKLPQIAVSVDMLDTGIDIPEILNLVFFKKVRSKTKFWQMIGRGTRLCPDLLGVDMDKERFLIFDFCNNFEFFKFNPKGFEGNKAETLTEKLFNIKVSMVKELQDIKYIEGEYAELRKELLEELITSVKALNEDSYIVRMNLSYVHKYKNENVWSNIGAVAQNEIREYISPLITSYSDDELAKRFDVVMYNIQLAYLQNNNASKGIRHVMATAEKLSKLGTIPQIQQQKYTIEKAMTEDFWEDSDIFEVEEVRISLRELIKYLEKSSQKIYYTSFEDMIVAEYRNDSVYNANNLKNYKKKVEYYLNSHKDELAIFKLRNNKKITKQDVETLEEILLKQLGNCDDYKKEFGDTPVSQLVRRLVGLDREAANEAFSEFLNNKSFNTKQIHFVKLIVDYVVKNGFIEDNKVLMEDPFRTVGSIIDLFENHIEERNKLIKTINKIKENASEIG; this comes from the coding sequence TTGGGTAATTTTGATTTTTTACAAAAGAAGAAAAATTTCAATAGTTTTAATACTGCTTGCTTAGAAGCAGAAAAAAGTATACTAGTTAGTCCATCTACTTGTGCAACTATAACAAGAAGAGCTTTAGAGCTTGCAGTAAAATGGCTATATGCTAATGATAGTGATTTAGTATTGCCTTATCAAGATAATCTCAGTACGTTGATTCATAATAATAGTTTTATAGAACTTATAGACTATGATATGTTACCTTTATTAAAATATATAGTTAAATTAGGTAATTTATCTGTACATACTAGTGCGAACATAGAGAGAGGAGAAGCAATACTTTCACTTAACAATTTGCATCAATTTGTTAGTTGGATAGACTATTGTTATTCAGATGAATATACAGCAGAAGACTTTAATGAAGATTTATTACTTTATGGGGAAGAGAAAAGGACGAGACCGGACGAACTTAAAAATCTTTATGAGAGATTAAGTTCAAAAGATAAAAAGCTTGAAGAAGTAATAAAAGAAAATGAGGAATTAAGAAAGTCACTAACTGAAAAGAGAAAAGTTAATACTGTAAACTATGATTTCAAGATAGACGAAGTAAGCGAATTTGAGACAAGAAAAAGATATATAAATATAGAATTAAAGCTTGCAGGTTGGGAATTTGGAAAAGATATAGGGGAGGAAATAGAAGTACAAGGTATGCCTAATGAAAGTGGTGTAGGATATGTAGATTATGTTCTTTATGGTGAAAATGGTAAGCCATTAGCAGTAGTTGAGGCGAAAAGAACGAGTAAAGATCCAAAAATTGGTCAACAACAAGCTAAATTATATGCAGATTGTTTGGAAAAGAGATATAGTCAAAGACCAGTAATATTTTTGACTAATGGTTTTGATATGTATATTTGGGATGACTATTCAGATAGAAAAGTTTATGGATTTTATAAAAAATCAGAATTACAACTTATGATAGATAGAAGAAAGAGTAAGAAGTCTTTAAGTTCTGTAACAATAAATGATGAAATATCCAATAGATATTATCAAAAAGAAGCTATTAGGGCTGTATGTGAGGCTCTTGAAAATAAGCAACGCAAAACTCTTTTGGTATGTGCTACTGGTACAGGAAAAACAAGAATTGCTATATCTATAGTTGATGTACTTTCAAGACATAATTGGATTAAAAATATATTATTTCTAGCAGATAGAAAAGCATTGGTAAAGCAAGCTAAAAAAAGTTTTACTAAGCTATTACCTAACTTGGCGTTATGTAATTTATTGGATAGCAAAGACAGCCCAGAAGATGCTAGGATGATATTTTCTACATATCCAACAATGATGAATGCAATTGATGATACGAAGTCTAAGGATGGAAAGAGATTGTTTACACCTGGCCATTTTGATTTAATTATAATAGATGAATCGCATAGAAGTATTTATAAAAAATATAAGTCAATCTTTGATTATTTTGATTCTTACTTAATGGGTCTTACTGCTACACCAAAGGATGAGATAGATAAAAATACTTATTCAGTTTTTGACATGGAAAATGGAGTACCTACATATGCTTATGAGTATAATAAGGCAGTCGAGGATGGATATTTAGTAGATTATACTAGTATTGAGTTTAAGACTAAGATTATGGAAGATGGAATTAAGTATGATGAGCTTTCTGATGAAGAGAAGGAAGAATATGAAAATACATTTAATGATGATGAGAGTATTGGAGACGAAATAGGGAATAATGCAGTAAATGAGTGGCTATTTAATTCTGACACAATAGATTTAGTTTTAAATAAGCTAATGACAGAGGGGTTGAAAATAGAAGGAGAAGAAAAGATTGGTAAGACTATAATTTTTGCAAAGAATACAAAGCATGCTAGGGCAATAGTTGAAAGATTTAATAAGCTGTATCCAAAGTATGGTGGGAACTTTGTAAAAGCAGTTGACTATAGTATAAATTATGTAGATTCTATAATAGATGATTTTTCTGATAAGAATAAATTACCTCAAATAGCAGTTTCAGTAGACATGCTTGATACAGGAATTGACATACCTGAAATACTAAATCTTGTTTTTTTCAAGAAAGTGAGAAGTAAGACTAAGTTTTGGCAAATGATAGGTAGAGGAACTAGATTATGTCCAGATTTATTAGGTGTTGATATGGATAAGGAGAGATTCTTAATATTTGATTTTTGTAATAATTTTGAATTTTTTAAATTTAATCCTAAAGGATTTGAGGGAAATAAAGCAGAAACACTTACTGAAAAATTATTTAATATAAAGGTAAGTATGGTTAAAGAACTTCAAGATATTAAATATATAGAAGGTGAGTATGCAGAACTTAGAAAAGAATTGTTAGAAGAACTTATAACTTCTGTAAAAGCTTTAAATGAGGATAGTTATATAGTTAGGATGAATTTAAGTTATGTACATAAGTATAAAAATGAAAATGTTTGGAGCAATATTGGAGCAGTAGCACAAAATGAGATAAGAGAATATATATCACCACTCATAACTTCATATAGTGATGATGAATTGGCTAAAAGATTTGATGTAGTTATGTATAATATACAACTTGCATACTTACAAAATAATAATGCAAGTAAAGGTATAAGGCATGTAATGGCTACAGCAGAAAAACTTTCAAAACTTGGGACTATACCACAGATTCAGCAACAAAAATATACTATTGAAAAAGCAATGACAGAGGATTTTTGGGAAGATTCAGATATATTTGAGGTAGAAGAAGTACGTATATCATTAAGAGAGCTTATTAAGTATCTTGAAAAGTCTAGTCAAAAGATATATTATACAAGTTTTGAAGATATGATTGTAGCAGAATATAGAAATGATTCTGTATATAATGCAAACAATCTTAAGAATTATAAAAAGAAGGTAGAGTATTATTTAAATAGCCATAAAGATGAATTAGCAATATTTAAATTAAGAAATAATAAAAAGATAACAAAGCAAGATGTTGAAACGTTGGAGGAAATACTCTTAAAACAGTTAGGTAATTGTGATGATTATAAGAAGGAGTTTGGAGATACTCCAGTAAGCCAATTAGTGAGAAGACTAGTGGGATTGGATAGAGAAGCTGCAAATGAAGCTTTTTCAGAGTTTTTAAATAATAAGAGCTTTAATACTAAGCAAATACATTTTGTTAAACTTATAGTCGATTATGTAGTCAAGAATGGATTTATAGAGGATAACAAAGTGTTGATGGAAGACCCATTTAGAACTGTTGGAAGTATAATTGATTTATTTGAAAATCATATTGAAGAGAGAAATAAATTGATTAAAACTATAAATAAAATTAAAGAAAATGCATCAGAGATAGGCTAA
- a CDS encoding nucleotidyltransferase domain-containing protein, which translates to MRNIPNEIKNSIINVFPKENTLAIIIFGSYGTDKHTSESDIDIAWIPIKKVPITELATKTEALRNILDIDVDLKIVTDNYTIALKKAILEGEVIYESKDFKDYINKFYFENSDVIDILDWRDMYGN; encoded by the coding sequence ATGAGAAATATACCAAATGAGATTAAAAACTCAATAATAAATGTATTTCCAAAAGAAAATACTCTAGCAATCATAATATTTGGTAGTTATGGAACAGATAAACATACATCAGAAAGTGATATAGACATAGCTTGGATTCCTATCAAAAAAGTACCAATTACAGAACTTGCAACTAAGACAGAAGCTCTAAGAAATATATTAGACATTGATGTAGACCTAAAAATTGTTACAGATAATTATACAATAGCACTTAAAAAAGCTATTTTAGAAGGTGAAGTTATTTATGAATCTAAAGATTTTAAGGATTATATAAATAAATTCTATTTTGAAAACAGTGATGTAATAGATATCTTAGATTGGAGGGACATGTATGGTAATTAG
- a CDS encoding restriction endonuclease subunit S: MVDEAKILDVVSISGENVKKFDGERSYLSTGNLDFNKISNLEIVTYENKPSRANQTVNIGEVIFAKMKDTKKTLVINKTNKNIIVSTGFYVLKPSKEILPQYLYHYLNSSYFLNQKNRLSKGATQSALNNEGLANIKIRMYNLKVQEKVVRVLDKAQELIDKRKEQIEVLDELVKSRFIEMFGTPSKNEKNWEISEIGKYLDVLTDYHSNGSYETLRDNVTLLDTKGYALMVRTTDLENNNFEKGVKYIDEHAYNYLEKSKVFGGEVIINKIGSAGKVYLMPFLNKPVSLAMNQFMLRFNEDKVNHIFLYNLLLTSYMESKIKEKVRGAVTKTITKDAVRKINIIVPPIRLQNQFANFVKQVNSLKFEMETSLKELEDNFNSLMQKAFKGELFN, translated from the coding sequence ATGGTTGATGAAGCAAAAATTTTAGATGTTGTTAGTATAAGCGGGGAAAATGTAAAAAAGTTTGATGGAGAACGCTCATATCTTAGTACTGGAAACTTAGATTTTAACAAGATAAGCAATCTAGAAATAGTTACTTATGAAAATAAACCTTCTAGAGCAAATCAAACTGTAAATATAGGAGAAGTTATATTTGCAAAAATGAAGGACACAAAGAAAACATTAGTTATTAATAAAACTAATAAAAATATAATAGTATCGACTGGATTTTATGTTTTAAAACCATCAAAAGAAATATTGCCTCAATATTTATACCATTACTTAAATAGTAGTTATTTTCTAAATCAAAAAAATAGGTTAAGTAAAGGTGCTACACAATCAGCTTTAAATAATGAAGGATTAGCTAATATAAAAATACGCATGTATAATTTAAAAGTGCAAGAAAAGGTAGTGCGTGTTTTAGACAAGGCTCAAGAGTTAATAGATAAAAGAAAAGAGCAAATAGAAGTATTGGATGAATTAGTTAAATCAAGATTTATTGAGATGTTTGGTACTCCATCAAAGAATGAAAAAAACTGGGAAATTTCAGAAATAGGGAAATATTTAGATGTTTTAACTGATTATCATTCAAATGGTAGTTATGAAACCTTAAGAGATAATGTAACTCTTTTAGATACAAAAGGTTATGCCTTAATGGTAAGAACTACAGATTTAGAAAATAATAACTTTGAAAAAGGTGTTAAGTATATCGATGAACATGCATATAATTATCTTGAAAAATCAAAGGTGTTTGGTGGTGAGGTTATAATAAATAAGATAGGTAGTGCAGGTAAAGTTTATTTAATGCCATTTTTAAATAAACCAGTATCTTTAGCTATGAATCAATTTATGCTTAGATTTAATGAAGATAAAGTGAATCATATATTCTTATATAACCTTTTACTAACATCCTATATGGAAAGTAAAATAAAAGAGAAAGTAAGAGGAGCTGTAACAAAAACGATAACTAAAGATGCTGTTAGAAAAATAAATATTATTGTACCTCCTATTAGACTTCAAAATCAATTTGCCAACTTCGTTAAACAAGTAAACTCTTTGAAGTTTGAAATGGAAACTAGCTTAAAAGAACTAGAAGACAACTTTAACTCATTAATGCAAAAAGCTTTTAAAGGAGAGTTATTCAACTAA
- a CDS encoding type I restriction-modification system subunit M, with protein MITGELRSKVDKIWETFWTGGLTNPLEVIEQFTYLLFIKGLDEVETKNEAEATLLGVSFERIFNDEHQHLRWSKFSNEGNSEKMYEIVQNEVFPFIKKLHGNKDSAYAKYMGDAIFKIPTPLMLSKIVDGISNLELSKDRDTKGDLYEYLLSKVATAGTNGQFRTPRHIIDMIVRLIKPTPEDIIVDPAAGSAGFLVSSQQYLRDNHSSLFLVQGLKEHFNNGMFYGFDMDRTMLRIGAMNMMLHGVDNPNIEYKDSLSEVNTDKDKFTLVLANPPFKGSLDYEAVSADLLKVTKTKKTELLFLALFLRVLKIGGRCACIVPDGVLFGSTGGHKSIRKEIVDNHKLEAIISMPSGVFKPYAGVSTAIMIFTKTGTGGTDKVWFYDMKADGYSLDDKRNEIKDSDIEDIIKRFDNLDGEVDRKRTEQSFFVDVEEIRENGYDLSINKYKEVVYEEVVYDAPSVIMGRVKALEKEIVDGLEELERMLEV; from the coding sequence ATGATTACAGGAGAATTAAGGAGCAAAGTAGACAAGATTTGGGAGACATTTTGGACTGGTGGATTAACTAATCCATTAGAAGTTATAGAACAATTTACATATCTTTTATTTATTAAAGGATTGGATGAAGTAGAAACAAAAAATGAAGCAGAAGCAACTCTTTTGGGAGTTTCTTTTGAAAGGATATTTAATGATGAACATCAACATTTAAGATGGAGTAAGTTTTCTAATGAAGGAAATTCAGAAAAAATGTATGAAATAGTACAAAATGAAGTGTTTCCTTTCATAAAAAAATTACATGGAAATAAAGACTCAGCTTATGCAAAGTACATGGGAGATGCAATATTTAAAATTCCTACGCCTCTTATGTTATCTAAAATAGTTGATGGTATTAGTAATTTAGAATTAAGTAAGGATAGAGATACAAAGGGAGATTTGTATGAGTATTTATTATCCAAAGTGGCTACAGCAGGTACTAATGGTCAATTTAGGACTCCAAGACACATAATAGATATGATAGTAAGACTTATTAAACCAACACCAGAAGATATTATAGTAGACCCGGCAGCAGGTTCAGCAGGTTTTTTAGTATCATCACAACAATACTTAAGGGATAATCATTCAAGTCTTTTCTTAGTGCAAGGGCTGAAGGAGCATTTTAATAATGGTATGTTCTATGGATTTGATATGGATAGAACTATGCTTAGAATAGGTGCTATGAATATGATGTTGCATGGCGTTGACAATCCTAATATAGAGTATAAGGATTCTTTATCGGAGGTTAATACAGATAAAGATAAGTTTACATTGGTGTTAGCAAATCCTCCTTTTAAGGGAAGTTTAGATTATGAAGCAGTGTCAGCAGATTTATTAAAAGTGACTAAGACAAAGAAAACAGAGTTATTATTCTTGGCACTTTTTTTAAGAGTTTTAAAAATTGGTGGAAGATGCGCATGTATAGTGCCAGATGGAGTATTGTTTGGTTCAACAGGTGGACATAAATCGATAAGAAAAGAAATAGTTGATAATCATAAATTGGAAGCTATAATATCAATGCCAAGTGGAGTGTTTAAGCCTTATGCAGGAGTATCTACAGCTATAATGATATTTACTAAAACAGGAACAGGTGGAACTGATAAGGTATGGTTCTATGATATGAAAGCTGATGGTTATTCTTTGGATGATAAGAGAAATGAGATAAAGGATAGTGATATAGAGGATATTATTAAGAGATTTGATAATCTTGATGGTGAAGTAGATAGAAAAAGAACAGAGCAAAGTTTTTTTGTTGATGTGGAAGAGATAAGAGAGAATGGGTATGATTTATCTATTAATAAGTATAAAGAGGTAGTGTATGAAGAAGTAGTTTATGATGCTCCTAGTGTTATTATGGGTAGGGTTAAGGCGTTAGAGAAAGAGATAGTGGATGGATTAGAGGAACTAGAAAGAATGTTAGAGGTGTAG
- the gatY gene encoding tagatose-bisphosphate aldolase subunit GatY: protein MALVTTKQILLDAQEGHYAVGAFNVENMEMVMAVIEAAEELKSPVILQTTPSTIKYAGLDYYLANVKVASEKASVPVAMHLDHGSSFGLAMQALRVGYTSIMIDGSHESYEDNISISKSVVDACMPSDIPVEAELGKVGGKEDDLDGGDGGAYTDPLEAKEFVERTGVSSLAVAIGTAHGLYKGEPKLDLDRLSEIRDVVSVPLVLHGGSGIPDEVIKESIKRGICKVNYATELRIAYSNGVKNVLNSDPEVIDPKKYGKKGLESVKDFVKSRMEVCGCVGKAIETVKC, encoded by the coding sequence ATGGCATTAGTGACAACTAAACAAATATTATTAGATGCACAAGAAGGGCATTATGCAGTAGGTGCATTTAATGTTGAAAATATGGAGATGGTTATGGCAGTAATAGAGGCTGCTGAAGAACTTAAATCACCAGTAATATTGCAAACAACACCTTCAACAATAAAGTATGCAGGACTAGATTATTATTTAGCGAATGTAAAGGTAGCATCAGAGAAGGCAAGTGTTCCTGTGGCAATGCACTTAGACCATGGTTCAAGCTTTGGACTAGCTATGCAGGCACTTAGAGTTGGATATACTTCTATTATGATTGATGGTTCTCATGAAAGTTATGAAGATAATATTTCAATATCTAAATCTGTTGTAGATGCATGTATGCCTTCAGATATACCTGTTGAAGCTGAATTAGGTAAAGTTGGAGGTAAGGAAGACGATTTAGATGGTGGTGATGGGGGAGCATATACAGACCCATTAGAAGCAAAAGAGTTTGTAGAGAGAACAGGGGTATCATCTTTAGCAGTAGCAATAGGTACGGCACATGGATTATATAAGGGAGAGCCAAAGCTTGATTTAGATAGATTATCTGAAATTAGAGATGTTGTATCAGTTCCATTAGTATTACATGGTGGGTCTGGAATACCAGATGAAGTTATTAAGGAATCTATAAAAAGAGGGATTTGCAAGGTTAATTATGCAACTGAATTAAGGATTGCTTATAGCAATGGAGTTAAGAATGTGCTTAATTCTGACCCAGAGGTAATTGACCCTAAGAAATATGGTAAAAAAGGTTTAGAGTCAGTTAAAGATTTTGTTAAGAGTAGGATGGAAGTTTGTGGATGTGTAGGAAAAGCAATAGAGACAGTGAAGTGTTAA